Within the uncultured Draconibacterium sp. genome, the region TCAACTTTCGATGGCGGTTCGGCAACGGGTTTTAATGGAAGGGTAGGGCAGGTCATATCAACGTCAACAGTACCGTTGCCGTTTACCACAGGCCAGCCGTGTTTTGGCCATGTTACCGGAGCAAGACAGGTTTCTCGTCCAAGTATGTGGTGCGTTTTATCAGAGATATTGCGATAGCCGTGGAAAACAATCCACCACGAATCGTCGTGCGCCTGAATAATATCGGCATGGCCAATTCCCTGTATAGGTTTACCCTGACCTGCAGCGTTGCATTGCGTTAAAATTGGATTGGCCGGATTATCGGTGTATGGTCCCCAAATGTTATTACTGCGGGCAATGGTTTCCGAGTGAGCTTCCTCGGTTCCGCCTTCAGCGGCCATCAGGTAGTACCAACCGTCTTTTTTGTAAATATGTGGTCCTTCGGCGTAGCGGCCACCGGTGCCGTTCCAAACTTTTTTACCCTCCGAAAGTTCGCCGGTTTTTAAGTCTACTTCATACAAAATAAACGGTGAACTGATAATGTAGGCTTTTCCATCTTCGTCCCAAAACATGTCGGGATCGATACCCGGAACGTCTACCCAAATTGGATCGGACCACGGACCGGCAGGATCTTTTGCTGTTACAAAAAAGTTACCTCCGCCGGTAATGTTGGTGGTGATCATGTAAAATGTTCCGTCGTGGTAACGCAGTGTGGCCGCAAAAATGTTCAGCCCGTTCGGAATTTGTTCTTTCCGGTGAATACAATGGCCGATTTGTTCCCAGTTTACAAGGTCTTTACTGTGGAAAACCGGAACTCCCGGAAAGTATTCGAAAGTACTGGTGATGAGGTAATAATCGTCGCCAACACGGCAAACACTTGGGTCGGAATAAAAGCCCGGAATAATGGGGTTCGTGAAGGTTACGGTTGCATTTGGCTCGAGCGCTTTTGCAAACGGATTTGGTGCGATTTGCGCAAACAGGTTAAGACTCAGACAAAGTGCGAGTAGCAGAACAAAACTTTTTAATCCTGCAGTTGAGCGCGATTCATTTTTATTCATGGTAGTAATTAATTTTATCTGGTTGTACAATCTGTTAGAACAATAATGAGCCTAATTTACAAAAGTTAAGCTGATGTGCGAAACTAATTCTTATTGTATAAAGTACAAAATAAAGAATTGATATTTCCGGACTAAGAATGGAGTAGTTCGCGAATAATTTACAGCTTTGATTAAGGTTTATACCGATTATTAAAAACATTGAGCCATTGGTTCGCGCACTCCCAATGACTTTGTTTTTATATATCGGCATTTAACCAATTTGAAGATGATTCAAAATAGCTTAATCATTTTCATAATTGGTATTACTTAGTGCTTGCCGGAAAACTCAGCTATTTCTTTGTCTTTGATAAGAAAACGTTAAAGGCAAGGCTTTCGAAGGTTTGGAAATCAGGAAGTTTACTTTGGTAATCGACCGTTTTCAAACCGAGAGTAACGCAGTATATGGCGTTTTCTTGCAAAGACTACATAAAAATATCCCGACAGGAAATGCCTGCCGGAATATTAAAACTAACTAGATCAACTAAATTTGTGTTGATGGTTTTATTTTGAATTCATTACTACTACCGGTCCAAGTAATCCGGAAGTTTTTAGTGGTGAATTTGCCTGGTAAAATGGCATTGTTGTGTAAGTCAGTTTTTCTGTAACATCTGGCTGGGCGTCCCCAATCAGGCGGTTTACCCACAGGTTAACCACTTTAATTTGTATTTCGTTGGCACCTTCCTGCAGTGCTGAGCCAATTTCCAAACGGAAAGGTTTTTTCCAAGCGATACCAACCGGTTTGCCGTTTACACTCACTTCGGCCAGATTTTCTACTTCACCCAGATCAATACAAATGTTTCCGCCTTCATTCAGCCATTCGGAAGGAACATTTATGGTTTTGGTGTAAGTACCTGTTCCGGAAAAATATTTAATGTTGTCGTCGGCGTTTTCATTCCAGGCCGAAAGTGTTTCAAAAGTAGCGTTGAATGGCTCGCCAACTTTTGATTCGAAACTTACTTCCCATGGACCTGTAATGTCAGCCAGTTTTGTTTCGATGACTTCAGGAACAGTATACGAGTCGTTTTGTGTTTTATTACGGAAAACCACAAAAACAGCATCGTTGGGTGCAAGTTGCAACGGAACCGTTGTACTGCCATCAGAAATGGAGTAAGAAGCTTTTTTAATCATTCCGGTTTCCGGCTGCCATATTTCGGCTTCTTTTCCTTCAACTCTGAATGTTGCCTCTACTACTTCTTCACGGTTGCCGCGGTTGTTTACCCAGTAAAAATCTATATCGCCCAACTGTCGGTGCACATACAACAACTCGGTATTTTCTTCCGGTTTGGTGTAAGAAAAGTCTGTAGCTATCTGTTCTTTTTCCAACACCTCGTTAATCGGATATCCGTTATAAATTTTACCTTTTCCAATGGTGTTCACCCCGTTTTCAATGGGCCAGAGTTCGTTGGCCAGTGCACTGAACTGTGCAGCATCGTCTGATAAACTTGGTGTACTAATTGGTTTTGGTCCGCAGACTACTGCTCCGGCTGTTGCTATTTCTTTAATCCGCTGTAAAACAGGAAGTGTCATTTGTGCCGTACTTTTGTCAAGCACCAGCAATTTGTAGGCTGCACCTCCTGGCGAAGTTATTTTTTCATCCTCTACTTTTAAGGTGTGCAACAATGCGTCGGCATTTATAAAGTCGTATTCGTAACCTGCCGGAACCTGTGGCAATTGCCCGCCAAACAGTTCTGTAATGTTGTGGCTTTCGCCGTACATATAGGCAACGTCGGCAACAAAATTACCCTGCTGCAACATGTACGAGCTTCGTGCCAGGTAAGTTGTCCAGGCAATGGCTTGTTCAGCCCATGTTTCGTGGCGGGTAAACCATTGACCGAATGGCCCCAGTCCCAGCCCGGGTATTCTGTCGTCAACCGGTTGATGTACCGAAGTGTGAATGACAAAACGATTCAGGCCGCTGGCCAGCTCGGCATCGGCCACAGGTTTTAATAAACGTGGCGACCATGCCCATGCTGTTCCAATTGCGGTTAGCGATTCGGCAGCCACATATTTTTGACCATAAATATGAGAAACCGATGCCGATTCGCGAACATCTGCTTTATGCCGAATTGCAACATCCGGCCCCGGCCCACCAAAACCGCCCGGTGTCCAGGTGGCGCTCATAGGAACTGCTGCTGTGCGTTTAACTTCCATACCGTCGGCAATTAACGCGCGGCCTCCTTCGTGCGATTCGGAGTAGCGGCCCATTCCGCGTTCGGCAAGCAATTCTGTCGATAAATCGTAGTGATATTCCGCTACCAGTTCTTCCAGAGTTCTTCTGTAATCCCAAAGAAACTTATCAGTGGACTGAGCACTTTCAATTACTTTTCCGGTAAGGGCAGGCAGCCAGGGGAAAAGATCGTAACCGCGACGGGTTTTAAATTCGGCCAACATGTTGTCGGTCCAGTTTTGCGTGCCGGCTTCCCAGCTGTCGGTTATGATGTATTTTAGTCCTTGTTCTCCCATTAACCCGCCAGTGGCATCTTTATACTGATCGAGATAGTTGGTGAAATAATTTCTTACATACTGAGCATTCAGTTTGTCCACCTCAAAACCGGTTGCTTCGGGTGAAGCCGGGTGATTTTCGCGGCCGGTCAGTGAAAATCCCATTCGGATAATGTTCCATTTTCCCTCGGGAACATCCCAGTCTAAGGTGCCGTCTTCTGCAATTTGATCGGTAAGGTCGATAATATTTTCTGCTAAAACAGGATTTGGAACTTCCGGTGTTGGAACTTCTTCCAGATCGGTAGCAGTGGCAAATCCTGCCTTGTCCTCGAAACGGTTAATACGTGCACCGGTATTCAATACTAATTCCATTACAGCAGTGCCTGTAGGAGCTGGTTGATTTCCGCCGCCCAATCCCATCATGGCCATTATACCTCCGCCTCTTGATGGTTGTGGAGTGATAATGTTTACACGAAAATACTTTCCGGTTACGGGAGCAAAAGCCAGTGTTTTTTGTGCGGTTCTTCCGCCTCTTACATCAATAACTTTTTCGAAATTAACACTGTCGTTGCTTACTTCCAGATTTTGGCTGGCCGGTCCACCACCTCCAAAGTTAAATCCACGTCCGCCGCCACCGGTTACAATGGTAATTGATTGTATGGTTGTTGGTTCGTTAAATTCAAATTGAATCCAGGAGTATTCTCCCGGCTTTTTGTAAGGGAGTTCGCTTGAGCTTACCAAGTCGCCATCAGTCAACTGAGCTAAGTTGAAGTTTCCACTGCTGGAAGTAATTTTTGGCTGCAATTCTTCCATCGACAAATCATCATCGGGAAGTGGATAGGCAATCACAGAAATATCCTGGTAATATTCGGGCAATTGATGTTCGCTATCCATTGCACCCAATGCTCCTTCAGCTCCTAAATTCTGGAATGTTCCTGAAGTTGTTGGAGGATGAGGTAGTTTGCCATTGAACGATTGTCCGCCTTCGACACGGAGTTCGCTCCACACCACTTTTTTCATGGCTTCTTCGGGTTTTACCCACGGGCCGCCACTTTCGCTCCATCCTGGCGAACCGGCAATGGCCATTTCAAGACCCAGCGAATCGGCCAGTTCGGTGGTAAAACGGAAAGCATCTTTCCATGCAGGAGTCATATAAACTAAGCGTTCGTCGACAATTTTTGGGGTTGTCATGCCTGCATCAAAGTTTTGGAAACCACCAATGCCATTTCGGTGCATCCATTCCAGATCTTTTTGTATTCCGTCTTTGGTAACATTTCCATTCATCCAATGCCACCAAACACGGGGTTGAGCTTCGTTAGGAGGGTTTATAAATTCTTCTTCAAGGTTTACGTTTTGGTTTTGCAGGCCTGAATCTTGTTCGCACTGAACGAATAGTAAAGACGCAATTGTCAGAAATCCTGCCAAAGTTTTTTTAAGCATGAGGTATCGATTTTCAGTTTACTAATGGTCTAAATCGTATTGAAATTATGGGGATTCAACATCCGTCTCCCAGGGGCTGGATTTTAATTGAGTACCTGCTGATGTTGATAAAAATTGAAGAAAAGGATGGTATGTTTTGATACCATCCTTTTGCCTTTTTTACTTTATATTATTACCATCCTGGATTCTGATCGAGTCCTCCTTCTGTATTTGCATTTATAACAGTTTGAGGAATTGGGAAAAGTGTCCAATCGATAGATCCGGTGTAATAAGGGATATCACCCATAAAACGTGAATGATTTGTAAGTTGAGTAACCAACACTTCGTTTGAACCAGAACTGCTGCCCATACGAAGCAAGGTTGGGAAACGATGCTCTTCATAGCACAACTCGCGGGCACGTTCATCAAGAATCAGATAGATATCTACTTCGCCTGCAGAAACAAGCTTGGATGCCTCAGCACGGTTACGAATTTCGTTGATATCGTCGGCAGCCATACCAGTGCTTCCTTTTCTGTAATAAGCCTCAGCACGCAGCAATAAAGTTTCTGCAGAGCGAACTGCATACCAATCTCTACCATACTGGTTGATGTGCATTGGAATTTCTGAAGAATGCCATCCCCAATCATCCATTTTAATTTTCGAACGCATTGGAGTCATCATTTCAGGAACAGTGATCATATCTTCAGTAACAGGCTGCAAATACAAGCTGTGATCCTGGTCGAGGCATAAAAACTCTCTGGTAAGGTTTATCGGAAGATTACGCATATCATCTGCATAATCGCCGGCCCAAACTTTTTTCGAAACATAGTCTGTTTCGGCTGTACCACCAGTAGAAAATCCACCTAAGTAAGCAGATGTAGATCCTCCCGGGAATTTGCTTTGATCAACATTTCCGGCAAATGGGCACGCTGCAGCACCTTCTTCGGCTAAATCTGAACGCCAAACCATATTCCTGAATACTGGACCAACAAAGGCTGTTAAACCATAATATGGGTTAGCTCCCGGCCAACCGCCGATAAGTCCGTTTGCCTGGGCTTCTTCAAAAGTTGCTGCCTCTAAAGTCCAAACGGCTTCGGTATTTCCGGCGCTATAGTCGTAGTTTCCTATTTGGAACATATCGAAGAAAACATTACCATCTTCCCGGTATGCCGGAACTCCATTGTTAGTAGACATATCAGATGGATTTGCACGCGATCCAAAACGTTGAGTCATAAGTGGATGAGCATCAATTGTTTTTGTTGCAGCAGCAATTGCTTTATCGTAATTTGCGGCATCGCCTGTCTCCACGCCAAGTGCTAAATAAGCTTCGGCGATAAAATGGTTCGCAGCTCCTTTGGCCAAACGTCCATCTTGTGATGGATACTGTGGAAGAAGTGCTTCTGCAGCTTCCAGATCAGCAATTGCAAATTCATAAACAGCCTGACGAGAATCGCGTGTATAATCTAACTTAAGCGACTCGCTAACTTCCTGAACAATTGGCACGCCGCCAAAACATTCAGCCAAACGCAAGTAGCCATAACCACGGAAGAATCGGGCTTGTCCAACTGCAAAATCTTTATCTTCTGCATTTGACCACTCAACCAGTTCAGCTCCTGAAATTGCAAGGTTGGCATAACTGATTAGCTGGTACATATCAACCCAAAGGTTGTTGAACATAGCAAAGTCAGACGACCAGCGAGAATAATTTGAAAACGCATTTGCTGTTGGCGCCGCTGCACCTGTGTATACATTGTCGAAAAAATCGGCACCTTGTCCGTGTAACAATTGTTGTGTAGAAGCTCCTGTCCAGAACATTCGATAACCACCATATATGTTAAAAGCCTTGCGGTAGGCGGTAACCAGCTGGGCATCTACCTGGCTGCTTTTTTCAAAAGCAGATTCAGGAGTATAAATCGTTTTTGGATCTTCGGTAAGAAAATCCTCATCATTCTCACAAGCTGGTAAAAATGATGATATGGCAAATAAGCCTATAATTAAATACTTAAAGTTTTTCATTGTTCTAATTAGTTTAGAGTGTAAAGTTAATACCTAGAGTAAATGTTCTTGGCAATTGTGCTGCATTGAAATCTCTGATTTCAGGATCACTGTATTCCCAATCGGGTGCAATAAAGAATAAGTTTGAACCCGATACAAAGACTTTAAGGCTAGAGAAATGAAATTTCTTAAGCAGGTCTCTGTCAAAGGTATAGGATAAATTTAACTCTTGAAGTCTTATAAAAGTGTATTTCTGCAATGCGGTATATCGTGCGTCGGTAAAGTTAACACGAGGATAAGTTTCGCTTGGATTTTCCGGTGTCCACCAAGGGTGGTTTAGCATGTTATGATATTGGAAACCATCAGAACTAAGGTATGCAATATTATTTTCGGCATAACCATAATCTCCACCACTAAATATTCCGTTAAACAAGGCATAAAGTTGAAAGTTTTTATAAGTTAAAGTGTTACTTAAACTCATTCTGAAATTTTCCATACCGAAACCAAGAATCTTTCTGTCGGTTACACCAATTACGCCATCTTCACTTCCATCAAGATTTGCATACATTGCATCGCCTGGCTCACCACCGTTTGCGGCCATATATTCTGTGTCATCTTCCTGAACAATACCTATCCATTCATAACCGTAGATGGCATTTAATGATTCGCCGATGAATAATTCTGCGTTTATATCGTCTTCTTCATCGCCACCATATAGCTCAACCAATTTATTACGGTTAAGTGAGAATGTTAAACCTGAAGTCCAACGGAAGTCGCCCGATTCAATATTTGTAGTGTTTAAAACTGCTTCAATACCCCAGTTATTAACTTTTCCCATTGTGGCCATTTGCTCTGTAATACCAGCTCCCATAACCGGGATTGTTCTGTTAAAAATCTGGTCTGTAGTAGAAGACTTATATCCATCAAGTTCAAAATGAATGCGATTGAACATATCGATTTCTGTACCAATATTATAAGAAGTAGTGGTTTCCCATGCCAGTTCGGTGTTACCCAGTGTTTCCAGGCTTTGTCCCCATAAAATCTGATCATCGAACCAATAACCAATTCCGCCACCTCTACCAACATTCATTGTAGATAGTGTTCCGTAAGGACGTAAAGTTTGGTTACCATTTTTACCCCACGATGCTTTAAGTTTTAAATTATTGATTAAAGTGCTTGATTTTAAAAACGGTTCGTTCGACATGGTCCAGGCTACACCAACGGCAGGGAAATTACCCCATTTTTTGTCGGCTCCGAATACCGAACTGCCATCACGGCGGAAAGATGCGTTAAGGTGATAGGTGTCTTTGAACGAATAACTTGCACGTGCCAGATAACCAACATCGTTATGTAACTCGTAACCAATTTCCTCAATCTCTTGTGTAACAGCATTCGATAATCCGTAGAATCCTAGTTTAGTGTTTCCTATACCTGTGTAATCAGTACCTGTCATTCCAAACGAATCCATTTTTCTGGAATCACGGGTATACACTAATGTGGCATTAATAAAGTGGTCGTCGAATTGATTGGTATAAGTAAGAATATTATCAATTACCCATGAAGTTGTTTTTTCTTCCGAAATCGATCCATTGGCTCTGTCAAGGTAAGCAGCTTGTGCTTCAGGAGTGTATCCTGCTTCGCCAAGAGCTAAATTTACAAAGTTAGTTTCGTAAGTAAACTCACGTTCTAATCTTGTATTGGAGGTATACGATCCGGTTAATTTATAACTTAATCCTTGAATACCAGGGATTTTAAAATCAACTGTTCCTCCAATTATTGTAGCATTTCTGCGATCTTCATCGTCTCTGCCTACCTTAGTGTCCCACAATGGGTGCTGTGTTGTTTCTTCGCGTCCATCAACATATAACCTATATCTTCCATCAGACAAGGTCGGTTCTGTCCAAGGCGACAATGTTACCGCAGCACCATAGTTCGGTCGTATTCCATCATTATTGTTAAACGTTTGGTCGAAACTGGCACTTACAGAAAGATAATCGTTAATTGTTGTATTAATTCTTGCTGTAAAAGTGGCCCTTTTATACTGGTCGCCAACAACAAAGTTTTTATTATCCAAGTACGAAGAACCAATGAAATAATCCATTGCTTCGCCACCACCAGAAACATTTACCGAATAATTCTGCTGAATACCGGTGCGCGTAATCATATCGTAGTACTTGGTAGGCGTATTGGCATCGATATTTGCCTGTTCCAATGCTGACATCCAGGTTGTTGATGCGGTACGTGCATTCATTAATTCAATATAACCTTCCGGTCCGCGCATATCAGGAGTGTAGTTTGGATTTGAAATTCCAAGCGATGTGTTAACAGAGATACGTGGTTTTCCTTTAATACCTTTTTTGCGGGTAATCATGATAACTCCGTTTGCAGCTTTCGATCCGTAGGCAGCCAAAGATGTAGCATCTTTTAATACCTGGATGTTTTCTACTGTTGAAGGATCGATGTCATTCATACTGCCGGAGAAGATTATACCATCAACTACCAATAATGGTGCTGAACTATTGAAGGCATCCGGATCATTTGGATCATCTTCATTGATTGATTTTTGTCCACGAACCAACAGCTCTGTTTCTGCACCGGCTTCACCTGATTTTGAAAAGTTAATACCGGTTGTAATACCATCGAGTAATGAAAAAGCATCTGTAGTAGCTTTATTCATAATTGGTGAATTTTCCATATCAACTTGGGTAACAGAACCTGTAAAGTTTTTACGTTTTGTTACCCCGTAACCAATGGCTACAATCTCTTCCAGTCCAATGGCATCAGCTTCAAAAGCAATCATAAAATTTGTTTTTCCTTCAATAGGAATAATTTGGGTTTTCATTCCCACAAATGAGAAATGCAACTGTTTGGCATCATCCGGAATGGTTAATGTAAACGAACCATCGGGATTGGTGATGGTACCAATAGTTGTACCTTCAACAACAACAGTAACACCAGGTAACGGAAGTCCCTGATCGTCGGTAACAACTCCGGTAATGTTTTTCTGATCCTGCACTCCATCGAGAACAGCATCGTCGGTTTTACGAATAATAACTTGTCTGTCGTAAATGTTGTAAGTTAAGTCACTACCTTGAAGCAACTCTCCAAGAATAGTTTCAATATCAGCATTTTCCAGCGAAATGTTAACGCGGTCGCTCGACCTTACATCTTCGTCTTTGTATAAAAAGATGAATTCGCTGTTCTGCTCAATGTAGTCGAAAGCAGCAGTAATAGTACTGTTTTGCAACTGTACGTTCATTCGTTTAGCTTGAGCGTAAGAATCACTGGCGTTTGCCGCAAAAATGATTCCGAATAGTAAGATGATAGTTAGACGCATAGTTCTAAGAATTTTCTTAGTGATCCCCGGGTCAAGGGAATCACTTAACCAATTTTTTTTCATAAGTTTACAATGTTTTTGATTAATACTATTGATAAAGATGGTATTGGTTTAACCGGTATATGTTGCAGCATATACCGGTTTATTTTATTAGGTAATTTCTTTCATTGATTTTTTCGAAGTTTAAGCCGGTTAAAGAATTCATGTACTCAAATACCACATTTCTATCTTTCGAAATATCGAGTTTCCCCGAAATCCGAAGCGATCCGTCAAGCGGATTATCATATTTCATGTGGATGTTATAATAGCGCTCCAGTTTTTTTACCACACGATTGAGGTCGCTGTTGGTGAAGGTTAGGTAACCTTCTTTCCAACTGGTAAAATATTCGGTTTCTACGTCGTAAATGTTAGTCGATGAATTTTGCTTGTTATAGGCTGCCAACTGTCCGGGTTTTAGCACAATGTTGCGATCGAAAACACCCTGACTTTTGTGGCTTATTTCAACGCTGCCTTCGGTTAGTACTGTGTGTGCAACATTTTCATCGGGGTAAGCCGATACGTTAAACTTTGTTCCAAGAACATGTACTTCTATGTCGGGAGTTTTAACCGTAAATGGTTTTTCTTCCATTTTGCTTACATCGAAAAAAGCTTCTCCAATTAGCATTACTTCGCGGGTTTTATCGGTAAAACGCGAAGGGTAGATCAATCGGCTTCCGGCATTTAACCATACTTTGGTGCCATCGGATAAGGTAATTGTTGAATGGTTGCCATAGGGAATTACCAAGGTATTCATTTTTACCTCGTCGGTAACATCGTCTTCAATAACCTGCTGTTTGTCGATAATAATTTTTCCTTCATTAGAGTATTCCAGTTCCGATTTCCCTTTATTTAAGGCAACTTCTTGTTGCTCATCGATGATGAGGGTCGGTTCCTGAATATTCAGAGTTTGTGGAGCAGGGAAACTCGTGTATCGACTAGAAATGGTATCCTCAAGAAAATACCAGGTAACAGCGCTTCCCACCATTAAGAACAAAATGGCAGTGGCGGCATAACGCATGGTTAAGCGAATGGTTTTCCGGTACTTTTTTTTATGATCGACCTGTTCTATTTCTTTTAGAATTCTAATGGCCAGATCCTTCTTTTCTTTTGCAGATAGTTGATGGTCGTCGTATTGAAGATGTTGCTCAAATCCGGCTTTAAATTCACGGATAACGTTAGCATCATCAGGATGTTCACTTAAAAAATGTTCCCAGTAATCATTGATTTCAGGAGAGTTATGATATATCCACTTAAAGAACAGAGGATTCTCTATCAATTGATGATATAAGTTCATAAGTTAGGTTGCGTTAAACACATATAAGAGCAGAGGTTTTGGAAAAGGGGACGTTTTTTTGAAATATTCTTTCTATGTTTTAGAACATATCAACAAAAAGGCTGCGATTTCGGCACCAATCTTTCGACGTAATTGTTTTAAAATTCGGTACACTTGTTTTTTTACCGTGTCGGGTTTTAGGTCCAAAAGTTTACCAATTTCAACATAGCTTAAATTGCTGTTGAATTTTAAAAACAGCAGTTCGCGTTTTGATGGTTTTAACTCCGAAACTTCCTGTTGCAATAACTGAATGGCTTCATCATCTTCTTCGCTGAAACTTTCTTCTTCGATAGAAAATATAAGGTTAAAAATAGACGGAATTTCCTGTATGGAAGAATATTTCTGTTTCTCCGACAACTTTCTTATAATGATTCGCTTGAGCGTTTTGAAAAGATAAAATTCAAGGAGTTCCGGCTTCTTTAAATTTGAACCATAGGTATAAACGTTAATGAAAAGATCCTGAATTGCATCTTTAAGAAGCTCACGGTCGGAAGTGAAACGGGCGCCATACGAGAACAGTGAATCACTAAATTCGTAGTATATGGTTTTAAAAGCAGATTGGTCTCCGCTTTTAAATTTATTCCATACCAGCTGCCAGTATTCTGCATCAATTTTTTTGTTCAAAATACCTTAGTTTAGTTTAGTAATAATTAGTCTCTGAAAGTAAAGGTATAAAAATATGTACCTTTTTCAAATTCAACTCGGGAGGATAGAAAAAACTTGTATGTTCCCAATTCTCAGGGTATGAAATTGGTACAAAAAAAGGAAGCAATATTGCTTCCTTTCCTATTTTTTAAAACGATAATCGCTTATTGTAATTGTACCAAAACAACTGATTTTGATGGTAGTTCAACGGTTAATTTACCGTTTTTTGGTTTCGCTACACCAAAGTCTTTTAAGCTTACCGTTTCCTGCATGCCAAAATCGTTATAGTTATTCATTTTGTCCGAAGTGATGATCTGTCCGTTTGCAGAAGCAAAGTCATCTCCGGTTACATTAATTTCAACCGATTCACTCTTGTTTGGATTTAGGTTACAAAGCGTAATTGAAACCACACCATCTTTTGTTGAAGCCGATGCATGAACCACAGGAACTGATTTCCCGCCGAATTCGTATTGTTCGGTTTTCAGGTTCGTAGGAATCATTGTTGCATCCTGGTGAACGCTGTACATTTTAAATACGTAGTAAGTTGGTGTTAGCACCATTTCATCGTCTTTGGTAAGAATAACCGATTGCAAAACGTTAACGGTTTGTGCAATGTTACTCATTTTAACACGGTCGGCGTGGTTGTTGAAAATATTCAGGTTAATACCAGCTACCAATGC harbors:
- a CDS encoding FecR domain-containing protein; the protein is MNLYHQLIENPLFFKWIYHNSPEINDYWEHFLSEHPDDANVIREFKAGFEQHLQYDDHQLSAKEKKDLAIRILKEIEQVDHKKKYRKTIRLTMRYAATAILFLMVGSAVTWYFLEDTISSRYTSFPAPQTLNIQEPTLIIDEQQEVALNKGKSELEYSNEGKIIIDKQQVIEDDVTDEVKMNTLVIPYGNHSTITLSDGTKVWLNAGSRLIYPSRFTDKTREVMLIGEAFFDVSKMEEKPFTVKTPDIEVHVLGTKFNVSAYPDENVAHTVLTEGSVEISHKSQGVFDRNIVLKPGQLAAYNKQNSSTNIYDVETEYFTSWKEGYLTFTNSDLNRVVKKLERYYNIHMKYDNPLDGSLRISGKLDISKDRNVVFEYMNSLTGLNFEKINERNYLIK
- a CDS encoding SusC/RagA family TonB-linked outer membrane protein is translated as MRLTIILLFGIIFAANASDSYAQAKRMNVQLQNSTITAAFDYIEQNSEFIFLYKDEDVRSSDRVNISLENADIETILGELLQGSDLTYNIYDRQVIIRKTDDAVLDGVQDQKNITGVVTDDQGLPLPGVTVVVEGTTIGTITNPDGSFTLTIPDDAKQLHFSFVGMKTQIIPIEGKTNFMIAFEADAIGLEEIVAIGYGVTKRKNFTGSVTQVDMENSPIMNKATTDAFSLLDGITTGINFSKSGEAGAETELLVRGQKSINEDDPNDPDAFNSSAPLLVVDGIIFSGSMNDIDPSTVENIQVLKDATSLAAYGSKAANGVIMITRKKGIKGKPRISVNTSLGISNPNYTPDMRGPEGYIELMNARTASTTWMSALEQANIDANTPTKYYDMITRTGIQQNYSVNVSGGGEAMDYFIGSSYLDNKNFVVGDQYKRATFTARINTTINDYLSVSASFDQTFNNNDGIRPNYGAAVTLSPWTEPTLSDGRYRLYVDGREETTQHPLWDTKVGRDDEDRRNATIIGGTVDFKIPGIQGLSYKLTGSYTSNTRLEREFTYETNFVNLALGEAGYTPEAQAAYLDRANGSISEEKTTSWVIDNILTYTNQFDDHFINATLVYTRDSRKMDSFGMTGTDYTGIGNTKLGFYGLSNAVTQEIEEIGYELHNDVGYLARASYSFKDTYHLNASFRRDGSSVFGADKKWGNFPAVGVAWTMSNEPFLKSSTLINNLKLKASWGKNGNQTLRPYGTLSTMNVGRGGGIGYWFDDQILWGQSLETLGNTELAWETTTSYNIGTEIDMFNRIHFELDGYKSSTTDQIFNRTIPVMGAGITEQMATMGKVNNWGIEAVLNTTNIESGDFRWTSGLTFSLNRNKLVELYGGDEEDDINAELFIGESLNAIYGYEWIGIVQEDDTEYMAANGGEPGDAMYANLDGSEDGVIGVTDRKILGFGMENFRMSLSNTLTYKNFQLYALFNGIFSGGDYGYAENNIAYLSSDGFQYHNMLNHPWWTPENPSETYPRVNFTDARYTALQKYTFIRLQELNLSYTFDRDLLKKFHFSSLKVFVSGSNLFFIAPDWEYSDPEIRDFNAAQLPRTFTLGINFTL
- a CDS encoding sigma-70 family RNA polymerase sigma factor, yielding MNKKIDAEYWQLVWNKFKSGDQSAFKTIYYEFSDSLFSYGARFTSDRELLKDAIQDLFINVYTYGSNLKKPELLEFYLFKTLKRIIIRKLSEKQKYSSIQEIPSIFNLIFSIEEESFSEEDDEAIQLLQQEVSELKPSKRELLFLKFNSNLSYVEIGKLLDLKPDTVKKQVYRILKQLRRKIGAEIAAFLLICSKT